In Debaryomyces hansenii CBS767 chromosome A complete sequence, a genomic segment contains:
- a CDS encoding DEHA2D04488p (weakly similar to uniprot|P40541 Saccharomyces cerevisiae YIL026c IRR1 essential protein), with product MTSGRGTRRSARIVHKDTSIYKDDSDSEDSDTGVNESDDEYMAATDANKKRSKGPTNSRKKSKTSRKIGPKSVEELGPDFEENVLYKALSKPDLSTQELALEWIEEYVENEENNKDSESIAALVNLLLRSCGCIYLLQPHDLVNLESAAETVGELTIAFEKQQYHEYPFISNNKDLKFFRKNVCEFFEDLIYLAHEKGLLYRASQDDEEDDSDGEEETLLAAPLMNKILTWLTSLSSCTVRPLRHISTTILLTIQTKLCDIVVTITTTLEKYQRQLSNITNNSKHKGNKKPRNSKADAISKNIHIYHNQKETIYEYFGEITETTFIHRYRDVDASIRQECLRQLGQWMTTYPDFFFQSSYLRYFGWLLSDPSNHVRAEVTKVLLKLYKNASNGNQNMSIGFRQFTERFKKQLINMSRKDNDFNVKHNLISICCELSKIGFLEESDNLQISQIFYYLLDYGSGFGQSSDEKLKMELSRFINLVNLESTKVELEKYSIFTENYESPQFGSEHGKLDINDCLRTKNLIKFLKNSYDSYLKNKPTIESELPSTRNFTPIATVFKSLYRLPSYAKSWEFLVRYLLFDLSSITFHPKSGNIEEENVEVTNFKKLLELSGETDYYYLLNFINGSISSILSSNIKRGKDEAENEENHTSVLIKLIDYLPAIQKSSNKSNNQFLIFLDLWNVLIVSFSHSDNIYTMFQSMGQLNVYNDITSKIISFYQSYESTDFENDIILQVFDEYFNKLLINYDNHTSPTQSINSSAPSNIMNTDIRLKIQNLLQELIAELKEIYNSNTLLTELGDQEAYNDELKTQKFVIDTLINASNPLAKLGKLGNYININEYINNSSGNSSSSIVELMTWKVLDRLDIEKMIDQWSNSFLQTIDKFIDSYKVTLDFILVWNSWKLETLIYVPAYEDNNSQHHYDIELIFDDVVSVLKANFKIFQSFFSSIDGIYETCSSSSSISNENAYLMIEKLNSLKTLLGAKIIDIIVSMKVFYMKFNNNNNFKNFNRFFNETDGMGKYISKTIPVRFQNELLNIFLYKESKLANLIDVELDRTDEEDVNFEEFHNLNKEKEKENRRGFDSDGDDADDGYASDEDGENEEKIKAKAKLDQLKKQQKKESEIWLAEKDLCVFTVKLFTLIHLSMVNDFVLSRLSLNSEKIGGLYYKLLKSNEEQMNILQNGGQKTSKDNTVAEKENTLLTTSTNVSEIDLDLDMDEDSQSQIVS from the coding sequence ATGACCAGCGGTAGAGGTACGAGAAGGTCAGCTCGTATTGTGCATAAGGATACGAGCATATACAAAGATGACAGCGATTCAGAGGACTCGGATACAGGTGTTAATGAAAGTGATGATGAGTACATGGCGGCAACAGATGCAAATAAGAAACGTAGCAAAGGACCTACAAACTcaagaaaaaaaagtaAGACATCCAGAAAGATTGGTCCTAAATCAGTCGAGGAGTTGGGGCCAGACTTTGAGGAGAATGTACTATACAAGGCATTGTCGAAACCAGATTTGTCTACACAAGAGCTCGCTTTAGAATGGATCGAGGAATACGTTGAGAATGAggaaaataataaggatAGCGAGCTGATTGCAGCGTTGGTGAATTTGCTATTACGAAGCTGTGGATGTATCTACCTTTTGCAACCTCATGACTTGGTTAATTTGGAATCGGCGGCGGAGACGGTAGGTGAATTGACAATAGCTTTTGAAAAGCAGCAATACCATGAGTATCCGTTCATTTCGAACAACAAAGACTTGAAGTTTTTCAGGAAGAATGTTTGTGAGTtctttgaagatttgatcTATCTTGCTCATGAGAAAGGGTTATTATATCGAGCCAGCcaagatgacgaagaagacgaTAGTGatggtgaagaagaaacacTATTGGCCGCACCTTTGATGAACAAAATTTTGACCTGGCTTACGTCGCTCAGTTCATGTACTGTCAGACCTTTGAGGCATATTTCCACAACCATACTTTTGACAATTCAAACCAAATTATGTGACATTGTTGTGACAATAACAACGACATTAGAGAAGTACCAACGACAATTGTCTAACATCactaataattctaaacATAAAGGTAATAAGAAGCCTCGAAATAGCAAAGCCGATGCTATATctaaaaatattcatatttatcataATCAGAAAGAAACTATCTATGAATATTTCGGAGAGATAACTGAAACGACATTCATTCACAGATATAGGGATGTTGATGCATCAATTAGACAGGAGTGTTTAAGGCAATTAGGTCAATGGATGACTACATACCCTGACTTTTTCTTTCAGTCGTCGTATTTACGTTATTTCGGTTGGTTATTATCAGATCCTTCCAATCATGTAAGAGCTGAGGTTACTAAGGTTTTActtaaattatataagaaTGCATCGAAtggaaatcaaaatatgaGTATCGGTTTCAGGCAATTTACTGAACGATTCAAGAAGCAATTGATTAATATGAGCAGGAAGGACAATGATTTTAATGTCAAGCATAATCTAATTAGTATATGCTGTGAATTACTGAAAATAGGCTTTCTCGAAGAAAGCGATAATTTACAAATCtcccaaatattttattactTGCTTGATTATGGATCTGGATTTGGCCAATCGtctgatgaaaaattgaaaatggaGTTGAGCAGATTCATAAATCTTGTGAACTTAGAAAGCACCAAAGTCGAATTAGAAAAGTACTCTATTTTTACCGAAAATTATGAATCCCCACAATTTGGGAGTGAACATGGTAAGCtagatattaatgattgTTTGAGAACGAAAAACctaattaaatttttaaaaaacTCATACGATAGCtatttaaagaataaaCCCACGATTGAATCGGAGCTTCCAAGTACTCGAAATTTTACGCCAATAGCGACAGTCTTCAAGTCACTCTATCGTTTGCCATCTTACGCAAAGTCTTGGGAATTTTTAGTTCGATATTTATTGTTTGACTTATCGTCCATTACCTTTCATCCCAAACTGGggaatattgaagaagaaaatgtgGAAGTTActaatttcaagaaattattagaacTTTCTGGGGAAACTGACTACTACTATCTATTAAATTTCATCAACGGATCTATTTCTTCGATTTTGTCCTCGAATATTAAAAGAGGCAAGGACGAAGCcgaaaatgaagaaaatcaCACGTCTGTattgatcaaattaatCGATTATTTACCGGCTATTCAGAAGTCACTGAATAAATCGAACAATcagtttttgattttcttggATTTATGGAATGTATTAATAGTTTCATTTTCCCATAGTGATAACATTTATACAATGTTCCAAAGTATGGGACAATTGAATGTTTACAATGATATTACTTCGAAAATCATAAGTTTTTATCAATCTTATGAATCCACAgactttgaaaatgatattattttgcaagtatttgatgaatatttcaataagttGTTGATCAATTATGATAATCATACGTCACCCACGCAATCTATTAATAGCAGTGCCCCATCAAATATCATGAATACCGATATTAGGTTgaagattcaaaatttattgcaaGAGTTAATTGcagaattgaaagaaatttataACTCCAATACTCTACTAACAGAATTGGGTGATCAAGAAGCttataatgatgaattaaaaacTCAAAAATTTGTTATTGATACTTTGATTAACGCATCCAACCCATTAGCAAAACTCGGAAAATTAGGAAATTATATCAACATTAACGAGTATATTAATAACTCGTCTGgcaattcatcttcttcaatcgTTGAATTAATGACCTGGAAAGTTCTCGATAGGCTAGACATAGAAAAAATGATAGATCAATGGTCAAACAGTTTCCTACAaacaattgataaatttattgattcatATAAAGTTACTTTAGATTTTATATTGGTATGGAATTCTTGGAAATTGGAGACATTAATTTATGTCCCTGCCTATGAAGACAATAATTCACAACACCattatgatattgaattgatatttgaTGATGTGGTTTCTGTTCTAAAGGCAAACTTCaagatttttcaatcatttTTCAGCTCGATCGATGGTATTTATGAAACATGCTCATCCTCGTCCTCCATTTCCAATGAAAATGCCTATCTaatgattgaaaaattaaattcgtTGAAAACGTTACTTGGAGccaaaataattgatataattgTCTCTATGAAGGTGTTTTATATGAAGTTtaacaacaataataacttcaagaatttcaatagaTTTTTTAATGAAACTGATGGCATGGGGAAGTATATTAGTAAAACTATTCCTGTTAGATTTCAGAACGAATTACTTAATATTTTCCTTTACAAAGAATCCAAATTAGCTAATCTTATTGATGTTGAATTAGATAGaacagatgaagaagatgtaaattttgaagaatttcataatttgaataaagaaaaagaaaaagaaaatagaaGAGGGTTTGATTCCGACGGTGACGATGCCGACGATGGATATGCCAGTGACGAGGATGGTGAAAACGAGGAAAAGATCAAAGCTAAAGCAAAACTTGATcaattaaagaaacaaCAGAAGAAGGAGAGTGAAATATGGCTCGCGGAAAAGGATTTGTGTGTTTTTACAGTCAAATTGTTTACATTGATACACTTATCAATG
- a CDS encoding DEHA2D04510p (similar to uniprot|P43609 Saccharomyces cerevisiae YFR037C RSC8 One of 15 subunits of the 'Remodel the Structure of Chromatin' (RSC) complex), producing MSASASIDPETPTSATPIPNEEISMVDNPVKEEDKQEQNGKPIDVEKAKSTFQEKAKNYLIDQSSHIVIPSFAKWFSMNDVHSIEKKSFPDFFPVKDGDIFKSIYKTGEIYKNMRDFMINSYRINPLEYLTVTAIRRNLAGDVSSIIRIHHFLEKWGLINYQIDPRTKSTVVGPQYTGHFQVTLDTPKGLVPFIPDNIEVIESAKDLPSPPNSVENETNENDYADHADLEKEQDIKVKQEIPINMEVRRNIYTNTNDVSKNINTQNIIQYFCNTCGKDSSEVRYHNLKSKSYSNNPNSNINNASVLCSTCFDQGLFPSNFQSSDFVKLQKSNDNIEWSEQEILLLLEGIEMFGTFDASSNNANVSLNSNANGQWDKISEFIGTKTKEQCLIKFIQLPIEDRYLNKLINSNKKDDTFNQEKIVQDIVSQIISNKSGQALVEENSLKSLNESISEQSNLINQITELTLEKFQIKMNNLNNLESNLIEVENSLNLERKQLLIERWSNFEKINKFKKSQENLSPELNNLLNDLLTPINVNEINKSFNNNLALNSDSNKMDVDSSNNLSNSIDNDSIPVSIAKPKNYQFWSG from the coding sequence ATGTCAGCATCTGCTTCTATTGATCCAGAAACACCCACTTCTGCTACACCTATTCCAAATGAGGAAATAAGTATGGTTGACAACCCGGTgaaggaagaagataaacAAGAGCAAAATGGTAAGCCGATTGATGTAGAAAAGGCTAAGAGTACATTTCAAGAAAAGGCGAAAAATTATCTAATTGATCAGTCGAGCCACATTGTGATTCCATCCTTTGCCAAGTGGTTCAGTATGAATGATGTTCATAGTATAGAGAAGAAGCTGTTTCCAGATTTCTTTCCAGTCAAAGATGGTGACATTTTTAAGTCTATTTACAAGACAGGGGAGATTTATAAGAACATGAGAGACTTTATGATTAATTCGTACAGAATCAATCCGTTGGAATACCTAACAGTTACTGCTATTCGTCGTAATTTGGCGGGCGACGTGTCGAGTATTATCAGGATTCATCATTTCTTGGAAAAATGGGGTTTGATTAATTACCAGATTGACCCAAGAACTAAATCCACCGTAGTTGGACCTCAGTATACGGGCCACTTTCAGGTGACTTTGGACACTCCAAAGGGATTGGTGCCATTTATCCCTGATAACATTGAGGTTATTGAATCGGCAAAAGACTTACCTTCACCACCAAACTCAGTTGAAAACGAAACTAATGAGAATGACTACGCAGACCACGCAGACCTCGAGAAGGAGCAAGATATTAAAGTGAAACAAGAAATCCCTATAAACATGGAAGTTAGACgtaatatatatactaacACCAATGATGTGTcgaaaaatattaatactcAAAACATAATCCAATACTTCTGTAACACTTGTGGTAAAGATTCAAGTGAAGTGAGATACCACAATTTGAAAAGCAAGTCATATTCGAACAACCCCAACTCAAATATAAACAATGCTTCTGTTTTGTGTAGTACATGTTTTGACCAAGGATTATTCCCTCTGAATTTCCAATCCTCTGACTTTGTTAAGTTACAAAAAAGTAATGACAATATAGAATGGTCAGAgcaagaaattttattattgctAGAAGGTATCGAAATGTTCGGGACATTTGATGCCAGCTCAAATAATGCAAACGTTTCGTTGAATTCCAACGCAAACGGACAGTGGGATAAGATCTCTGAATTTATTGGGACTAAAACAAAGGAACAATGTttgatcaaatttataCAATTACCAATTGAGGATAGATActtaaacaaattaataaattccaATAAAAAAGATGACACTTttaatcaagaaaaaattgtCCAAGACATTGTTAGTCAAATAATCTCAAACAAATCAGGACAAGCTTTAGTGGAAGAAAACTCATTGAAAAGTCTAAATGAATCGATAAGCGAACAATCgaatttaataaaccaAATTACAGAATTAACTTTAGAGAAGTTCCAGATCAagatgaataatttaaataatttagaatCAAACTTgattgaagttgaaaattcaTTGAACTTGGAAAGGAAGCAGTTATTGATTGAAAGATGGTCaaactttgaaaaaattaataaattcaagaagtCTCAAGAGAACTTGAGTCCagaattgaataacttACTTAATGATTTGTTGACACCAATAAATGTaaatgaaatcaataagtcgtttaataataatctcGCTTTAAATAGTGATTCAAACAAAATGGATGTTGATAGCTCTAACAACTTATCGAATagtattgataatgatagCATCCCGGTAAGTATTGCCAaaccaaaaaattatcaattctgGTCTggttaa
- a CDS encoding DEHA2D04554p (similar to uniprot|P40088 Saccharomyces cerevisiae YER145C FTR1 High affinity iron permease involved in the transport of iron across the plasma membrane): MVNVFNVQIFFIVFRETLEAVVVVSVLLAFLKQGLGGATNDPAVYKKLVRQVWVGALLGLLICLILGGAFIGTFYSLGKDIWGNSEDLWEGIFCIIATVLISMMGIAMLRVNKMKEKWRVKLAQALIKEPPKGKDRFRIGYLTKKYCMFILPFITTLREGLEAVVFVGGVGLDSPASSFPLPVVCGLIAGLFVGTLLYYFGSTVSLQVFLIISTGILYLIAAGLFSRGVWFFETNTYNKATGGDASENGSGPGTYDISKSVWHVNCCNPETDNGWDVFNALLGWQNSATYGSVISYNIYWIAVIVTLLLMMYEEKTGHLPFLKNVTLVKLNPMYHIKNKKKHELTKEQQEELFEKVRNQRIVADGESNESSMLSNKEAINAVEK, from the coding sequence ATGGTTAACGTATTTAACGTTcagatttttttcattgTCTTTCGTGAAACCTTAGAAGCTGTTGTCGTCGTTTCGGTCTTATTAGCCTTCTTAAAGCAAGGTTTAGGGGGAGCAACAAATGACCCAGCTGTATATAAAAAGTTAGTCAGACAGGTTTGGGTAGGGGCGCTTCTAGGGTTGTTGATATGTCTTATTTTGGGAGGTGCTTTTATTGGTACATTCTATTCGTTAGGTAAAGATATTTGGGGTAATTCTGAAGATTTATGGGAAGGGATTTTCTGTATAATTGCGACGGTATTAATTTCGATGATGGGTATTGCTATGTTGCGTGTTAATAAgatgaaagaaaaatggaGAGTTAAATTGGCACAGGCTTTAATCAAGGAACCACCAAAGGGAAAAGACAGATTCAGAATTGGGTACTTGACTAAGAAATACTGTATGTTTATCTTGCCATTCATTACCACTCTCAGAGAAGGGTTAGAAGCTGTCGTTTTCGTTGGTGGTGTTGGTTTAGACAGTCCTGCATCATCTTTCCCACTTCCAGTTGTCTGTGGTTTGATCGCAGGTCTTTTTGTCGGTACCTTGTTGTATTATTTTGGTTCTACTGTTTCTTTACAAGTTTTCTTGATCATTTCCACTGGTATCTTGTACTTGATTGCTGCAGGGTTATTTTCCAGAGGTGTTTGGTTCTTTGAAACCAACACTTATAATAAGGCGACTGGTGGTGATGCTTCTGAAAATGGTTCAGGTCCTGGTACTTACGATATTTCCAAATCGGTCTGGCACGTTAATTGTTGCAACCCTGAAACCGATAATGGTTGGGATGTCTTCAACGCTCTTTTGGGATGGCAAAATTCTGCCACATACGGTTCAGTCATTTCTTACAACATCTACTGGATTGCTGTGATTGTAACCttgttattgatgatgTACGAAGAAAAGACAGGACATTTAccattcttgaagaatgtCACATTAGTCAAATTGAACCCAATGTATCAcattaaaaataagaagaagcaTGAACTTACTAAAgaacaacaagaagaattgttCGAAAAAGTCAGAAATCAAAGGATTGTGGCTGACGGTGAGTCAAACGAGAGTTCTATGCTTTCTAATAAGGAAGCTATTAATGCAGTTGAGAAATAA
- a CDS encoding DEHA2D04576p (similar to uniprot|P53889 Saccharomyces cerevisiae YNL168C FMP41), which produces MSGLRYIDNARKILCIGRNYAAHIKELNSAKPQQPFFFLKPSSSILKPNNGPFLVPKGTVVHHEVELGIILNKTLVDLPESFSHEQALDCIDGYALSIDMTARNVQDEAKKKGLPWSIGKGFDTFLPLSQFIPKSQIPDPYDVELSLSINGQVKQKDRTDLMIFPIHKILSHMSAIMTLEKGDLILTGTPKGVGPVVPGDKIKATITAGGTVLNDATIEIDTEQKPGPYEFKET; this is translated from the coding sequence ATGTCAGGATTAAGATACATTGATAACGCAAGGAAAATATTGTGTATTGGGCGTAATTATGCCGCTCATATTAAGGAATTGAATAGTGCTAAACCTCAACAGccattcttcttcttgaagCCATCCTCGTCGATTTTGAAACCGAACAATGGACCCTTTTTAGTTCCAAAAGGTACCGTTGTGCATCACGAAGTTGAATTGggtattattttgaataaaacGTTGGTGGACTTACCGGAAAGCTTTTCTCACGAGCAAGCGTTGGATTGTATTGATGGTTATGCATTGTCAATCGATATGACAGCTAGAAATGTTCAAGATGAAGCTAAGAAGAAGGGTTTGCCATGGTCAATTGGTAAGGGGTTTGACACTTTCTTGCCATTGTCGCAGTTTATCCCTAAGTCACAAATCCCTGATCCATATGATGTTGAATTGAGTTTAAGCATCAATGGACAAGTCAAGCAGAAAGATAGAACCGATCTTATGATTTTCCCAATCCACAAAATATTGTCTCATATGTCGGCAATCATGACTTTGGAAAAAGGTGATCTTATCTTGACTGGTACTCCAAAAGGGGTTGGTCCAGTTGTTCCTGGTGATAAAATCAAGGCTACTATTACAGCGGGCGGTACGGTTTTAAACGATGCAACCATTGAGATAGATACCGAACAAAAACCTGGTCCTtatgaatttaaagaaacCTAG
- a CDS encoding DEHA2D04598p (similar to uniprot|P06773 Saccharomyces cerevisiae YHR144c DCD1 deoxycytidylate deaminase), with protein MLIGISGTLSSGKTEVARYLTFQGFKLLVFKENGDKEVESSGSCESASVIDIKELSISNDDITTKEINNGSMEPYNSFNELDELLEYVTTNWRMNFVISHISDIEMLNSLQKRPFFLHISIDAPIQLRFKRFSIKQKRELSIEEFIYQSDRLLFSSTNPLIEINNQAQIKIINTSASIKSLYVKLSELNLLNQERLRPTWDSYFMRLADLAALRSNCMKRRVGCVVVRGNRVMATGYNGTPRNLTNCNEGGCSRCNQGQGSGAALSTCLCLHAEENALLEAGRDRITGGQTGENSVLYCNTCPCLTCSIKIVQSGIKEVVYAQSYSMDILSHKVMSEANIILRQYSPPTDGIFI; from the coding sequence ATGTTAATAGGTATATCTGGAACTCTTAGTTCGGGAAAAACAGAGGTTGCTCGATATTTGACATTTCAAGGCTTTAAGTTGCTAGTGTTCAAGGAAAATGGGGATAAAGAGGTCGAATCATCCGGGTCTTGTGAATCAGCATCGgtaattgatattaaagaattatctaTCTCAAACGACGATATTACAACTAAGGAGATAAATAATGGATCGATGGAACCGTATAATCTGTTTAATGAGTTGGACGAGTTGCTTGAATACGTTACGACGAACTGGCGGATGAACTTTGTAATCTCTCACATAagtgatattgaaatgttGAATTCGCTTCAGAAAAGACCATTCTTTTTGCATATTTCGATAGATGCACCTATACAGTTGAGATTTAAAAGGTTTTCTATTAAACAAAAAAGGGAGTTGTCTATTGAGGAGTTTATTTATCAGTCAGATAGGCTTTTATTTTCCTCCACCAACCCgttaattgaaataaataatcagGCGCAAATTAAGATTATCAACACATCTGCATCGATCAAGAGCTTATATGTCAAATTGTctgaattgaatttattgaaccAGGAGAGATTGAGGCCTACATGGGACTCGTACTTTATGAGGTTGGCAGACTTGGCAGCTTTGAGATCGAATTGCATGAAACGTAGAGTTGGATGCGTTGTGGTCCGAGGTAATAGAGTGATGGCTACTGGATATAATGGAACACCTCGTAACTTAACAAATTGTAACGAAGGTGGGTGTTCCAGATGTAACCAAGGACAAGGCAGTGGGGCTGCATTATCAACATGTTTATGCTTACATGCCGAAGAAAACGCATTGCTCGAAGCAGGCAGGGACAGGATTACTGGTGGACAAACCGGTGAGAATAGTGTTCTATACTGTAATACATGCCCTTGTTTAACATGTTCAAtcaaaattgttcaaaGTGGCATCAAGGAGGTTGTATACGCCCAAAGCTATTCAATGGACATATTATCACATAAGGTGATGTCGGAAgctaatattatattacGACAATATAGTCCTCCAACAGATGGCATTTTTATTTAG